One window of the Mixophyes fleayi isolate aMixFle1 chromosome 6, aMixFle1.hap1, whole genome shotgun sequence genome contains the following:
- the PSMD3 gene encoding 26S proteasome non-ATPase regulatory subunit 3 — protein MKEATAKRREPVDVEMKEEEPAATTGEGGKKELDSVTLEDIKEHVKQIEKAVSGKEPRFVLRALRALPSTSRRLNPNVLHKAINGFFTSNPATRDMLIGYLEELMDTEGDLQFRPRTGKAASAPLLPEIEAYLQLLLVIYLMNSKRYTEAQKVSDDLMQKISPQNRRALDLIVAKCYYYHSRIYEFLNKLEGVRSFLHARLRTATLRHDADGQATLLNLLLRNYLQFNLYDQAEKLVSKSVFPEQANNNEWARYLYYTGRIKAIQLEYSEARRTLTNALRKAPQHTAVGFKQTVHKLLIVVELLLGEIPDRLQFRQHSLKRSLMPYFLLTQAVRTGNLSKFNQVLDQFCEKFQTDGTYTLIIRLRHNVIKTGVRMISLSYSRISLPDIAQKLQLDSPEDAEFIVAKAIRDGVIEASINHEKGYVQSKEMTDIYSTREPQLAFHQRISFCLDIHNMSVKAMRFPPKSYNKDLESAEERREREQQDLEFAKEMAEDDDDGFP, from the exons ATGAAGGAGGCTACGGCAAAACGGCGAGAACCGGTggatgtggagatgaaggaggaagaGCCCGCGGCCACaaccggggagggggggaagaaggAGCTGGACAGCGTCACTCTGGAGG ACATTAAGGAGCATGTGAAGCAGATTGAGAAGGCAGTTTCTGGCAAGGAGCCTCGCTTTGTTCTACGTGCTTTGAGAGCTCTACCCTCCACATCCCGCCGTCTTAACCCCAATGTCCTTCATAAAGCCATCAATGGCTTCTTCACCTCCAACCCTGCTACCCGTGACATGCTAATCGGCTACCTGGAGGAG CTGATGGACACAGAAGGTGATCTGCAGTTCAGGCCACGAACAGGCAAGGCTGCCTCAGCCCCACTGCTCCCTGAGATAGAAGCCTACCTGCAGCTACTGCTGGTGATTTATCTTATGAACAGCAAGCGCTACACCGAG GCTCAGAAAGTGTCAGATGACTTGATGCAGAAGATCAGCCCCCAGAACCGGCGAGCTCTGGACTTGATAGTGGCAAAGTGCTATTACTACCACTCTCGTATCTATGAATTCCTTAACAAGCTGGAAGGTGTCAGAAG CTTCCTGCATGCAAGACTCCGCACAGCCACACTCCGGCATGATGCCGATGGACAGGCCACACTGCTGAACTTGCTGCTCCGAAACTACTTACAGTTCAACTTGTATGACCAGGCCGAAAAACTGGTGTCAAAGTCTGTGTTCCCAGAGCAAGCAAACAACAATGAGTGGGCCCGATACTTGTATTATACAG GCCGCATTAAAGCTATTCAGTTGGAATATTCTGAAGCCAGAAGAACCTTGACTAATGCTCTGAGAAAGGCTCCCCAACACACAGCTGTCGGTTTCAAACAAACG GTCCACAAGCTGCTGATCGTGGTGGAACTATTGTTGGGAGAAATCCCAGACCGTCTTCAGTTCCGACAGCACTCATTGAAAAGGTCTCTAATGCCTTATTTCCTGCTCACTCAAG CTGTCCGCACAGGCAACTTATCTAAATTCAATCAGGTGCTAGATCAGTTCTGTGAGAAGTTCCAGACAGACGGAACCTACACACTCATCATCCGTCTGAGACATAATGTCATCAAGACAG GTGTTCGCATGATCAGCTTGTCGTACTCCCGGATCTCGCTGCCAGACATTGCTCAGAAGTTACAGCTGGACAGTCCTGAGGATGCAGAGTTCATAGTCGCTAAA gCAATCCGTGATGGAGTAATTGAAGCCAGTATTAACCATGAGAAGGGTTATGTCCAGTCTAAGGAGATGACTGATATCTACTCTACGAGAGAGCCCCAGCTGGCCTTCCACCAACGTATTTCATTCTGTCTAGATATACACAACATGTCTGTCAAG GCTATGCGCTTCCCTCCCAAATCCTACAACAAAGACTTGGAGTCTGCGGAG GAACGGCGTGAGAGAGAGCAACAGGATTTAGAATTTGCTAAAGAAatggctgaagatgatgacgatggaTTCCCATGA